Proteins encoded within one genomic window of Empedobacter falsenii:
- the tssR gene encoding type VI secretion system protein TssR — protein MKKHILPITLALTASCLISSCSVKLPAQRTPNQSIYGFIEETKVIDGYPKKNSPWVVISDRENNTVYVDKSDQKSPKEIKFLEPLLVLNYKKSSGLVKVAEYVSDALLRKTSKKAIKSYGWIPEDQLLLWTNALKNQENGFTIKAALVPNNIDVMKTGDKYLQNDSVLVYTSPQLTQARKKKLPVGQLVYIYKQSENNKRYLIGKSPEIKIDSYEDNVYGWVSSNMISYWGEKYAVRIPNKENYDSIINKIGLTKPLQSPESNDKKYLKNNYSSNALDNIIPVSLKDADKVEKNKLKYSANILDYNKNFVFNVAGKPIYFDQYKEIITNNKNLNIVFALDISAENSKSIAIAKSIFQDFQVKIDKLSYYKNIKYGVVLYKNNNCGDNMAVSELSDSFEVISKYIDDRSKEMKCNGPSGQPYQLALASAGNLLRNVPDESNIVVAIGSTAASGTGIGDAIRTLSQSRARIVAFQSFSGAGNEFNNFVLASEGIITQSAKNVAKLKMEKIVDQNEVTNKNNYNLVGNEDGLYSLDYPKTSMTQGFVIYPRKGELASNSLLAKALDSITTQITKENKEIDASLTKYFKSNVGVAKTEIKPRYRSLFPGAPSPMPAEFSSQFVTIDHPFLIKGEIQNDLKYSPLIDRGILISSEEYENLRQLYLSIYHETIIKNRDFNQSTAIKRYMKIVKDNYTTLKEFQAKDLGKKTMAYAIATSTGYDTYNEDIMTKYTLNDWRKKKIIDPTIVKEYFANYKVLADRLLENKNNKKIVIKQNGETYYWINQYYLPNLYNIHVE, from the coding sequence ATGAAAAAACATATCTTACCTATTACACTTGCCTTAACAGCTTCTTGTTTAATATCAAGCTGTAGTGTAAAACTGCCAGCTCAACGAACGCCTAATCAATCTATTTATGGTTTTATTGAAGAAACTAAAGTAATTGATGGCTATCCGAAGAAAAATAGTCCTTGGGTTGTTATTTCTGATCGTGAAAATAACACTGTTTATGTCGATAAAAGTGATCAAAAATCTCCAAAAGAAATCAAATTTTTAGAACCTTTATTGGTTCTGAATTATAAAAAATCATCTGGTTTAGTAAAAGTTGCAGAATATGTTTCGGATGCTTTATTAAGAAAAACATCTAAAAAAGCAATCAAATCTTATGGTTGGATACCAGAAGATCAGTTGTTATTATGGACAAATGCATTGAAAAATCAAGAAAATGGTTTTACCATCAAAGCTGCGCTTGTACCAAATAATATAGATGTCATGAAAACAGGTGATAAATATCTTCAGAATGATTCTGTTTTAGTTTACACTTCTCCTCAACTAACTCAAGCTAGAAAGAAAAAATTACCAGTTGGTCAGTTAGTTTACATTTACAAACAATCTGAAAACAATAAACGCTATTTGATTGGAAAATCGCCTGAAATCAAAATAGATAGCTACGAAGACAATGTATATGGTTGGGTAAGCTCGAATATGATTTCGTATTGGGGAGAAAAGTATGCAGTTAGAATTCCAAACAAAGAAAATTATGATTCAATTATTAATAAAATTGGATTAACAAAACCTTTACAATCTCCAGAATCCAATGATAAAAAGTATCTGAAAAATAATTATTCTTCAAATGCTTTAGATAATATTATTCCAGTTTCGTTAAAAGATGCGGATAAAGTAGAAAAAAATAAACTGAAATATTCGGCTAATATTTTAGATTACAACAAAAATTTTGTTTTCAATGTTGCTGGTAAACCAATTTATTTTGATCAATATAAAGAAATAATTACCAATAATAAAAACTTAAATATTGTTTTTGCACTTGATATAAGTGCCGAAAATTCTAAAAGTATTGCCATTGCAAAATCTATTTTCCAAGATTTTCAAGTCAAAATAGACAAATTAAGCTATTATAAAAACATCAAATACGGAGTTGTTTTATACAAAAATAACAACTGTGGTGATAATATGGCTGTTTCAGAACTTTCAGATAGTTTCGAGGTTATTTCAAAATACATTGATGATCGTTCTAAAGAAATGAAATGTAACGGTCCTAGTGGTCAACCCTATCAATTAGCTTTAGCATCAGCAGGTAATTTATTAAGAAATGTTCCTGACGAATCTAATATTGTTGTAGCTATTGGCTCTACAGCAGCTTCTGGAACAGGTATTGGAGATGCTATTAGAACATTATCTCAATCTCGTGCTAGAATTGTTGCTTTCCAAAGTTTTTCAGGTGCTGGAAATGAATTTAACAATTTTGTTTTAGCTTCAGAAGGTATAATTACTCAATCTGCAAAGAATGTTGCAAAACTAAAGATGGAAAAAATTGTTGATCAAAATGAAGTAACCAATAAAAACAATTATAATTTAGTTGGAAATGAAGATGGTTTATACTCATTAGATTATCCAAAAACAAGTATGACTCAAGGTTTTGTAATTTATCCACGAAAAGGAGAATTGGCTTCTAATAGTTTATTAGCAAAAGCTCTTGATAGTATTACGACACAAATTACAAAAGAGAACAAAGAAATTGATGCTTCTTTGACAAAATATTTCAAATCAAATGTTGGAGTTGCAAAAACAGAAATAAAACCAAGATATAGAAGTTTATTTCCTGGCGCTCCATCCCCAATGCCAGCAGAATTTTCTTCTCAATTTGTCACAATTGATCATCCTTTTTTAATTAAAGGAGAAATTCAAAATGATTTAAAATATAGTCCACTTATTGATCGCGGAATTTTAATTTCATCGGAAGAATATGAAAATCTTCGTCAATTGTATCTTTCAATTTATCACGAAACAATTATCAAGAACAGAGATTTTAATCAAAGTACAGCGATCAAACGTTATATGAAGATTGTAAAAGATAATTATACTACTTTGAAAGAATTTCAAGCAAAAGATTTAGGCAAAAAAACGATGGCTTATGCAATTGCAACAAGTACTGGATATGATACTTACAACGAAGATATAATGACAAAATATACCTTAAACGATTGGAGAAAAAAGAAAATAATCGACCCTACAATTGTAAAAGAATATTTTGCGAATTACAAAGTTTTAGCAGATCGTTTATTAGAAAATAAAAACAATAAGAAAATCGTTATCAAGCAAAATGGTGAAACTTATTATTGGATTAATCAATACTATTTACCAAACTTGTATAACATTCATGTTGAATAA
- a CDS encoding PKD domain-containing protein: MIGITALSVIGILLYLWFQSRNDINAQNINAQAFPNTINVGDSLTYKDDTKNAKTYKWDFGDGKTSDKKSGVHFFDKPGYYQVTVLINNKYPKTFPILVSPKVVSNPVIEVTTIQAPPTAQQFTNVLFSTNNLTAKEFRWKFGESGGIDAFDRNPTYSYSKPGDYMVTLYTDEQLEPVATHRIRITKSFEPLKDEVVIPKIEVDPTIAINNDFKIKLQAIANGLDFNSNYNYLLRKYLCNNDNTQVVVNDKNNSFYYYTTGLQFDKNNAINEVKVTLDNEGSCVIKVEVKQSK; the protein is encoded by the coding sequence ATGATTGGAATCACAGCGCTTTCCGTTATTGGAATTTTGCTTTATTTATGGTTTCAAAGTCGAAATGATATTAATGCGCAAAACATTAATGCACAAGCTTTTCCTAATACTATTAATGTTGGTGATTCTTTAACTTATAAAGATGATACAAAAAATGCAAAAACTTACAAATGGGATTTTGGAGATGGAAAAACTTCAGATAAAAAATCGGGTGTTCACTTTTTTGACAAACCTGGATATTATCAAGTTACAGTTTTGATTAATAATAAGTATCCGAAAACTTTTCCGATTCTTGTTTCTCCTAAAGTTGTTTCTAACCCTGTTATTGAAGTTACAACTATACAAGCTCCACCAACAGCTCAACAATTTACAAATGTATTATTCTCTACCAATAATTTAACAGCAAAAGAATTTCGATGGAAATTTGGAGAATCAGGAGGAATAGATGCATTTGATAGAAATCCTACCTACTCTTATAGTAAACCAGGAGATTATATGGTTACATTATACACAGACGAACAATTAGAACCTGTTGCTACACACCGTATTAGAATCACAAAATCTTTTGAACCTTTAAAAGATGAAGTTGTAATTCCTAAAATAGAAGTAGACCCTACAATTGCAATTAATAATGATTTCAAAATAAAACTTCAAGCAATCGCAAATGGATTGGATTTTAATTCTAATTATAACTATTTACTAAGAAAATATTTATGTAACAATGATAATACTCAAGTAGTTGTAAACGACAAAAATAACAGTTTTTACTACTATACTACAGGATTACAATTTGATAAAAATAATGCAATTAACGAAGTAAAAGTAACACTTGATAACGAAGGAAGTTGCGTTATAAAAGTCGAAGTAAAACAAAGCAAATAA
- the tssO gene encoding type VI secretion system TssO translates to MQVQITLSKKEKRYYFSYLLAMLLFVSALLTIVFVKNFESPFDNSDYISIQTLNEKNKFDVQQNMVQPILDSTFSKINKLNFENRNSMKGYEIENSISDVANLFEMGDFKDPRKESYLKIAKFYKMYLDDKKIESNRKDNVGIYKKQFEDCTLSYQTKQQQLITLTSKK, encoded by the coding sequence ATGCAAGTTCAGATTACTTTATCTAAGAAAGAAAAACGTTACTATTTTTCTTACTTATTAGCAATGTTACTTTTTGTATCCGCTCTTTTGACAATTGTCTTTGTCAAAAATTTTGAATCACCTTTTGATAACAGCGATTATATCTCAATACAAACATTAAACGAAAAAAATAAATTTGATGTTCAGCAAAATATGGTTCAACCTATTTTAGATAGTACTTTTTCTAAAATCAATAAATTGAATTTTGAAAATAGAAATTCGATGAAAGGTTATGAAATAGAAAATAGCATCAGTGATGTAGCTAATCTATTTGAAATGGGAGATTTCAAAGATCCACGAAAAGAATCTTATCTAAAAATTGCAAAATTCTATAAAATGTATCTCGATGATAAAAAAATAGAATCGAACAGAAAAGATAACGTAGGTATTTATAAAAAACAATTTGAAGATTGTACACTCTCGTACCAAACTAAACAACAACAACTTATTACATTAACAAGCAAAAAATAA
- the tssO gene encoding type VI secretion system TssO has translation MITTPYGQQKLNKKDVQKGTFNFILSFIVLCLFSFFAIFLFFKSSEVQKDDIQGDIERYRTIINRNNILQTKLDTIYFKLDKLSKDEVGNEIFLRNSIVRDIKECQIVMGEDSIREFKQYAALMNNLKQTIEFKGQMMMTVHQEKIALRDLNECTKKVNELNAALARYRQ, from the coding sequence ATGATTACAACTCCCTACGGACAGCAAAAGCTGAATAAAAAAGATGTTCAAAAAGGAACATTCAATTTTATTCTATCATTTATTGTTTTATGTCTTTTTTCTTTTTTTGCCATATTTCTTTTCTTTAAAAGCTCTGAAGTTCAAAAAGATGACATACAAGGCGATATCGAACGATACCGAACAATCATCAACCGAAATAATATTCTACAAACTAAGCTAGATACAATCTATTTCAAATTAGATAAATTATCGAAAGATGAAGTTGGTAATGAGATTTTCTTACGAAATTCTATTGTTCGTGATATTAAAGAATGTCAAATTGTAATGGGAGAAGACAGTATCAGAGAGTTTAAACAATATGCTGCTTTGATGAATAATCTGAAACAAACTATTGAATTTAAAGGACAGATGATGATGACCGTTCATCAAGAAAAAATTGCTTTACGTGATCTGAATGAATGCACGAAAAAAGTGAATGAATTGAATGCTGCTTTAGCTAGATATAGACAATAA
- a CDS encoding response regulator transcription factor — MNTKSSAITRFSIAENDYYFKQFLVKMLQENPFYEIVNECNNGSELINRLYKKQEDVFLINLFMPIISGLEAIKLIRKTDEKTPILTYSSTYQEDISITLDEIPNTFYCQKNSIIIKDILSNCVLSDNSDYNEYKKEWAGQSETVQNYMNRQEAEIEQELTVTEIQIIKLCYEGFSNKEIGDRINLSTRTIDTYITRLTERLGLKNKIDLVRFCVEHGYYNTSI, encoded by the coding sequence ATGAATACCAAATCTTCTGCAATAACCAGATTTTCTATTGCTGAAAATGATTATTATTTTAAGCAATTCTTAGTCAAGATGCTCCAAGAAAATCCGTTTTACGAGATCGTAAACGAGTGCAACAATGGAAGCGAATTGATAAATAGGCTGTATAAAAAACAAGAAGATGTTTTTTTAATCAATCTTTTTATGCCTATTATTAGTGGCTTAGAAGCTATAAAATTAATAAGGAAAACAGACGAAAAAACTCCAATACTAACCTATTCTTCCACTTATCAAGAAGATATTTCTATAACGCTAGACGAAATTCCCAACACATTTTATTGTCAAAAAAATAGTATCATTATCAAAGATATTTTGAGCAATTGTGTACTTTCTGACAATTCTGATTACAATGAATATAAGAAAGAATGGGCAGGACAATCAGAAACAGTTCAGAATTATATGAATCGTCAAGAAGCTGAAATTGAACAAGAACTAACTGTTACGGAAATTCAAATTATAAAACTTTGTTATGAAGGTTTTAGCAACAAAGAAATTGGAGATCGAATTAACCTCAGCACGCGTACCATCGATACTTATATCACACGACTAACCGAACGATTAGGATTAAAAAATAAAATAGATTTGGTTCGATTTTGTGTCGAACATGGTTATTACAACACAAGCATCTAA
- a CDS encoding ATP-dependent Clp protease ATP-binding subunit: MSVLISNDTIKQIFHIAQSIARENYNSTYGASHLLMALMHKDIGLREFLQSIDKDPNYIYDWADVRVEEYLKTAHLPSEALPDDQIDQILEEADEIRVKLGLDEISPICLLASITKANVAYTTQELKSLPLREHEIINLFRNDDGKVISVEEQLLGNPTKNNSSFPSINSYCIDKTQEAKDGKLDNIVGRDKELRNLVEILCRRTKPNVIIVGEPGVGKTALIEGFANEINNANVPEMLQEATLLELDTGSLLAGTTYKGEIEDRLKKVINECKQMNKAILFIDEIHSLLDPKGTAGNVANLLKPELARGEITVIGATTQEEYRKIIEPERAFDRRFEVLVVEEPDDATCVKMIEVVLDGYTKHHNIEVEKTALPECIRLAKRYAKGKKLPDSAIDLLDRTMASIKMLDELSEKELADWKSNYETLKEDLSNDEFKVDELIWQYNLLKNKLSPILWGSLVEQHVLDDKMSIEEVEKIIDSTFDELIKHVAVKREKVGKMEMAAVMAAKTNIPIGKIQSQEKEKLLNMEELLTNRVVGQDHALKILSDAIIENRSGLNKPGQPIGSFFLLGPTGTGKTELAKSIAELLFNDEKAMIRFDMSEFKEEHSAALLYGAPPGYVGYEEGGMLVNKIRQQPYSVVLFDEIEKAHTSVFDVFLQIMDEGKVHDKLGKEGDFSNSLILFTSNIGSEEIVKYFERKEIPASSNLMKIMTDSGRFRPEFLARITEIIPFAPINEEMAEKIFSIQLKSLINSLTRMNIGLEISKEAIKHLATTGFSSKYGARQISGVIRTQIARPISKMIVREEVKAGQTIQIDINKKTQELKWKTIESKK; this comes from the coding sequence ATGAGTGTTTTAATAAGTAATGATACTATTAAACAGATTTTTCATATTGCGCAATCTATCGCAAGAGAAAATTACAATTCTACCTATGGTGCATCGCATTTGCTAATGGCATTAATGCACAAGGATATAGGACTTCGTGAGTTTTTACAATCAATAGATAAAGATCCAAATTATATTTATGATTGGGCAGATGTTCGTGTGGAAGAATATCTAAAAACAGCACATTTACCAAGTGAAGCTCTTCCAGATGATCAAATTGATCAAATTCTTGAAGAAGCAGATGAGATTCGTGTAAAACTAGGTTTAGACGAAATATCTCCTATTTGTTTATTAGCGAGTATTACAAAAGCAAATGTAGCTTACACAACACAAGAGCTGAAATCTTTACCACTTCGCGAACATGAAATAATCAACCTTTTCAGAAATGATGATGGTAAAGTAATTTCTGTAGAAGAACAACTTTTAGGAAATCCTACTAAAAATAATTCAAGTTTTCCTTCAATTAATAGCTATTGTATTGATAAAACGCAAGAAGCGAAAGATGGTAAATTAGATAATATTGTTGGGCGTGATAAAGAGTTAAGAAATTTAGTCGAGATTCTTTGTCGTCGTACAAAACCTAATGTTATTATAGTTGGAGAACCAGGTGTAGGAAAAACAGCTTTGATAGAAGGTTTCGCGAACGAAATTAATAATGCTAATGTACCAGAAATGTTGCAAGAAGCAACATTATTAGAATTAGATACAGGTTCTTTACTTGCAGGAACAACATATAAAGGAGAAATAGAAGACCGATTGAAAAAGGTAATCAATGAATGTAAACAAATGAATAAAGCTATTTTATTTATTGATGAGATTCATTCACTTCTTGATCCTAAAGGAACTGCTGGTAATGTTGCAAATCTGTTAAAACCAGAATTAGCACGTGGAGAAATTACTGTAATTGGCGCAACAACACAAGAAGAATACCGCAAAATTATCGAGCCAGAACGAGCTTTTGATCGTCGTTTTGAGGTTTTAGTTGTTGAAGAACCGGACGATGCAACTTGTGTCAAAATGATTGAAGTTGTTTTAGATGGTTATACAAAACATCATAATATTGAAGTTGAGAAAACTGCTTTACCAGAGTGTATTCGTTTAGCAAAACGTTATGCGAAAGGTAAAAAGTTACCAGATTCAGCTATCGATTTATTGGATAGAACAATGGCTTCTATCAAAATGTTAGATGAATTATCTGAAAAAGAATTAGCAGATTGGAAGTCAAATTATGAAACCTTAAAAGAAGATTTATCAAATGATGAATTTAAGGTGGATGAATTAATTTGGCAATATAATTTATTGAAGAATAAATTAAGTCCAATTTTATGGGGGTCACTCGTAGAACAACATGTTTTGGATGATAAAATGAGCATCGAAGAAGTCGAAAAAATTATTGATTCTACTTTTGATGAACTTATAAAACATGTTGCTGTAAAAAGAGAAAAAGTTGGTAAAATGGAAATGGCAGCTGTAATGGCAGCTAAAACTAACATTCCTATTGGTAAAATTCAATCGCAAGAGAAAGAAAAATTACTAAATATGGAAGAATTACTAACGAATCGTGTGGTTGGGCAAGATCATGCTTTAAAAATTCTTTCAGATGCAATTATCGAAAACCGAAGTGGTTTAAACAAACCAGGACAACCAATTGGTTCATTCTTTTTATTAGGTCCAACAGGAACAGGAAAAACAGAATTGGCTAAATCTATTGCAGAATTGTTATTTAATGACGAAAAAGCAATGATTCGTTTTGATATGTCAGAGTTTAAAGAAGAACATTCGGCAGCATTATTATATGGAGCACCTCCGGGATATGTTGGTTATGAAGAAGGAGGGATGCTGGTGAACAAGATTCGTCAACAGCCTTATTCGGTTGTGTTATTTGATGAGATTGAAAAAGCACATACTTCTGTTTTTGATGTTTTCTTACAAATTATGGACGAAGGTAAAGTGCATGATAAATTAGGAAAAGAAGGGGATTTTAGTAATTCATTGATTCTTTTTACTTCTAATATTGGAAGTGAAGAAATCGTGAAATATTTCGAAAGAAAAGAAATTCCAGCTTCTTCTAATTTGATGAAAATTATGACTGATTCAGGGCGTTTTAGACCAGAATTCTTGGCTCGTATTACAGAAATTATTCCATTCGCTCCGATTAATGAAGAAATGGCGGAGAAAATATTTTCTATTCAATTAAAATCATTAATCAATTCTTTAACTCGAATGAATATTGGTTTAGAAATTTCGAAAGAAGCCATCAAACATCTTGCTACAACAGGTTTTAGTAGTAAATACGGTGCTCGACAAATATCTGGGGTTATTAGAACGCAAATTGCGCGACCAATTTCTAAAATGATCGTTCGTGAAGAAGTAAAAGCTGGTCAAACGATTCAGATTGATATTAATAAAAAAACACAAGAGCTTAAATGGAAGACAATCGAGTCTAAGAAATAA
- a CDS encoding lytic transglycosylase domain-containing protein has translation MIKYAIILAFFSIPCSLSAQTLGATDTSEKSVNRYKSVIQNNKDIVDFIEYSLVERGLPRHLKNLAFIESSFDSGTVSSAGASGIWQFMTAHASEYGLTERDRNDIYKSTKAAMSSLKNLYNKYGNWVTVVAAYNCGEGNIQKAMDRAGSKRYTDFYQYLPAETINHVQKYLNASYASGHLDDVLNDYNGLKANTPEVVYQKFVPKEIDTSISTTQINSAYNLDVIAKFLKIKPNDLLIWNKNLNKELSDTGEGILSLPNELMTIFSLNQDEILSQSLKVMN, from the coding sequence ATGATAAAATACGCCATAATATTAGCATTTTTTAGCATACCATGTTCACTTTCTGCACAAACTTTAGGTGCAACAGATACGTCTGAGAAAAGTGTTAATCGCTATAAAAGTGTGATACAAAACAATAAAGATATTGTTGACTTTATAGAGTATTCTCTTGTAGAAAGAGGACTTCCTCGTCATCTAAAGAATTTAGCATTTATCGAATCTAGCTTTGATTCAGGAACAGTTTCTTCCGCAGGAGCTTCTGGGATTTGGCAATTTATGACTGCTCATGCAAGCGAATACGGATTAACAGAACGCGATAGAAATGATATTTATAAAAGTACAAAAGCTGCAATGAGCTCGTTAAAGAATTTGTACAATAAATACGGAAATTGGGTGACGGTTGTTGCTGCTTACAATTGTGGAGAAGGTAATATTCAGAAAGCAATGGATAGAGCAGGTTCTAAACGATACACAGATTTTTATCAATATTTACCAGCAGAAACAATCAATCATGTTCAGAAGTATTTGAATGCAAGTTATGCAAGCGGACATTTGGATGATGTTTTGAATGATTATAATGGTTTAAAAGCAAATACGCCTGAAGTTGTTTATCAAAAATTTGTTCCAAAAGAAATTGATACGAGTATTTCGACAACCCAAATCAATTCTGCTTATAATCTTGATGTGATTGCGAAATTCTTAAAAATAAAGCCGAATGATTTATTAATTTGGAATAAAAATTTAAACAAAGAATTAAGTGATACAGGCGAAGGAATTTTATCATTACCGAATGAATTAATGACCATTTTTTCGTTAAATCAAGATGAAATTTTAAGTCAATCGTTAAAAGTCATGAACTAA
- a CDS encoding GPW/gp25 family protein, whose protein sequence is MENSNYKLPFRPLNLMASNGQVETCDVFESIAQNIMLLIKTKKGENRYDEEYGNDVWDVEFDNGISTTIWETIFIKSLIRQINDYEPRLQNPKVQAHITYVEHSYETKGYTEVKKKVKIGINSRLESTGENFNFTTELYLSPMSID, encoded by the coding sequence ATGGAAAACTCTAACTACAAACTACCTTTTAGACCATTGAACCTGATGGCAAGCAACGGACAAGTGGAAACTTGTGACGTTTTCGAAAGCATTGCGCAAAATATCATGCTGCTTATAAAGACTAAAAAAGGTGAAAATAGATACGATGAAGAGTACGGAAATGACGTTTGGGATGTAGAATTCGATAACGGAATAAGTACAACGATTTGGGAAACTATTTTTATAAAAAGTTTGATAAGGCAAATTAATGATTATGAGCCGAGGCTACAAAATCCGAAAGTACAAGCTCATATTACTTATGTAGAACATAGTTACGAAACCAAAGGTTATACAGAAGTAAAGAAAAAAGTTAAAATTGGAATTAACTCCAGGTTAGAATCCACAGGCGAAAATTTCAATTTTACAACAGAACTTTATTTGAGTCCAATGTCTATTGATTAA
- a CDS encoding type VI secretion system baseplate subunit TssF, translating to MNLNQQIYSKESIKARMLQNATKLWGVKNIQALDPLVKLLIDAFSTEVFKANNEIQNVNGRILEKLARLLTPTKYTHPNPAHAIAFCIAEEDKELLLEHSEFFFKKHLNSFRKVQSDQQIEIPFTPIDNVEIINAQTVLMVAGNTVYEIDEQLNKLPVSRISNSIENYRKIKIGLDFSNFSSEIFPESLNFYCSNPTFEHIDFVYRLLPHIKITCNENELNITSGKNYPKIEEIQGYEGLFRDQSILFKLKEDIKNIYSDKFIEVDGFNPKVADNFSNWPEELYDQIQLIQQYKDRNLVWLTVEFPPQYDQDILENFSFVLNAFPIYNRGWKKTEYNLDIMGNNIPLETADNEYFLYVDEVIDELGKKYTEIPFMPTNDLERGLYTVRRGGMERFNARNAVDLLSNVMELLRDEVAAFSVYNRDNVKDVLGEISIKVKGLMIKTDQVNRQLKDDVNYVIIEPVENSGHTYATFWMTNCSMANSLRPGTELSSQKNQQKIYLLTETIGGLEEQKRSDTILAYKYALTTRDKIISKEDVKNYCKMELRDEVKKISVKRGTMISDRPKEGFIRTVDVEIIPINYAFYGQKYWDNVADVLKNNIKLKAIDGVEYRVNINEN from the coding sequence ATGAACCTAAACCAACAAATATATTCTAAAGAATCAATAAAAGCGAGGATGTTGCAAAATGCAACAAAACTATGGGGTGTAAAAAATATACAAGCTTTAGACCCTTTGGTTAAACTTTTAATTGATGCTTTTAGTACAGAAGTTTTCAAAGCGAATAACGAAATACAAAATGTTAATGGACGTATTTTAGAGAAATTGGCGCGTCTATTAACGCCAACAAAATATACGCATCCAAATCCTGCACATGCGATCGCTTTTTGTATTGCTGAGGAAGATAAAGAATTGTTATTAGAACATTCGGAGTTTTTTTTCAAAAAACATCTTAATTCTTTCCGTAAAGTTCAATCCGATCAACAAATCGAAATTCCATTTACACCAATTGATAATGTAGAAATTATCAATGCACAAACGGTTTTGATGGTTGCTGGAAACACAGTTTATGAGATTGATGAGCAATTGAATAAATTACCAGTTAGTAGAATTTCGAATTCAATAGAGAATTATAGAAAAATCAAAATAGGATTAGACTTTTCTAATTTTTCATCTGAAATTTTTCCAGAAAGTCTCAATTTTTATTGCTCAAATCCAACTTTCGAACATATAGATTTTGTGTATCGCTTGTTGCCGCATATTAAAATTACGTGTAACGAAAATGAACTAAATATTACTTCAGGAAAAAATTATCCTAAAATTGAAGAAATTCAAGGATATGAAGGATTGTTTCGAGATCAATCAATCTTATTCAAATTGAAGGAAGATATTAAAAATATTTATTCAGATAAATTTATTGAAGTTGATGGATTTAATCCTAAAGTTGCTGACAACTTTTCGAATTGGCCAGAAGAATTATATGATCAAATTCAATTAATTCAACAGTATAAGGATAGAAATTTAGTTTGGTTGACGGTAGAATTTCCGCCACAATATGATCAAGATATTTTAGAGAATTTTTCATTTGTTTTGAATGCATTTCCAATTTATAATCGAGGATGGAAAAAGACAGAATATAATTTGGACATAATGGGAAACAATATTCCTTTAGAAACAGCTGATAACGAATATTTTCTTTATGTAGATGAGGTAATAGATGAATTAGGGAAAAAATATACAGAAATTCCTTTTATGCCTACAAACGATTTGGAACGTGGTTTATATACAGTTCGTAGAGGAGGAATGGAGCGTTTTAACGCACGAAATGCAGTTGATTTATTATCAAATGTAATGGAATTATTGCGTGATGAAGTTGCTGCTTTTTCGGTTTACAATCGTGATAATGTAAAAGATGTTTTAGGCGAAATATCTATAAAAGTGAAAGGTTTGATGATAAAAACCGATCAAGTAAATAGACAGCTAAAAGACGATGTGAATTATGTGATTATAGAACCTGTAGAAAATTCGGGGCATACATATGCTACTTTTTGGATGACAAATTGTTCTATGGCGAATAGTTTGCGTCCTGGAACTGAATTAAGTTCACAAAAAAATCAACAGAAAATCTATTTATTAACCGAAACAATAGGAGGTTTAGAGGAACAAAAACGTTCGGATACAATTTTGGCTTATAAATATGCTTTGACAACTCGCGATAAAATTATATCGAAAGAAGATGTTAAGAATTATTGTAAAATGGAGTTGCGCGATGAAGTTAAAAAGATTAGCGTAAAACGTGGAACAATGATTAGTGATCGACCAAAAGAAGGCTTTATTAGAACAGTAGATGTTGAAATTATTCCAATTAATTATGCGTTTTATGGACAAAAATATTGGGACAATGTCGCAGATGTTTTGAAGAATAATATTAAGCTAAAAGCAATTGATGGAGTTGAATATCGTGTTAATATTAATGAAAATTAA